A window from Chitinophaga filiformis encodes these proteins:
- the rpsC gene encoding 30S ribosomal protein S3, producing MGQKTNPIGNRLGIIRGWDSNWYGGKKDFATKLIEDNKIRTYLNARINKGGISRVVIERTLGKLIITIHTSKPGIIIGKGGGEVDRIKEELKKLTGKEDVQINILEIRRPEIDANIVAETIAKQIESRINYKRAIKMAIATALRMGAEGIKIKVGGRLGGAEIARSEEMKQGRVPLHTFRMDIDYASLFALTVYGKIGIKVWICKGEVLGERDLNPNAISAKDGEGRSGGGERRGGDNRGGDRRGGDNRGGGDRRGGDNRGGGRR from the coding sequence ATGGGTCAGAAAACAAATCCTATTGGTAACAGGTTAGGTATCATCAGAGGATGGGACTCCAATTGGTATGGTGGCAAAAAGGATTTTGCTACCAAACTGATCGAGGATAACAAGATCAGGACTTACCTGAATGCCCGTATCAATAAAGGCGGCATTTCCAGAGTAGTGATTGAAAGAACTTTAGGTAAACTGATCATCACCATTCATACATCTAAACCTGGTATCATCATAGGTAAAGGTGGTGGAGAGGTAGACCGCATCAAGGAAGAGCTGAAGAAACTGACAGGAAAAGAAGACGTACAGATCAACATCCTGGAGATCCGTCGTCCTGAAATAGACGCAAACATCGTAGCTGAAACCATCGCTAAGCAGATCGAAAGCCGTATCAACTATAAACGTGCGATAAAAATGGCGATCGCTACTGCACTGAGAATGGGAGCTGAAGGTATCAAGATTAAAGTAGGTGGCCGTTTAGGTGGTGCTGAAATTGCCCGTTCAGAAGAAATGAAGCAGGGTCGTGTACCTTTGCACACTTTCCGTATGGACATCGATTATGCTTCTCTGTTCGCACTGACTGTATATGGTAAAATCGGTATCAAGGTATGGATCTGTAAAGGTGAAGTACTGGGCGAGCGCGATCTGAACCCGAACGCTATTTCTGCTAAAGACGGTGAAGGCCGTTCAGGTGGTGGCGAAAGAAGAGGTGGCGACAATCGTGGTGGCGATAGAAGAGGCGGTGATAACCGTGGCGGTGGCGATAGAAGAGGTGGTGACAACCGTGGTGGTGGCCGCAGATAA
- the rpsJ gene encoding 30S ribosomal protein S10, giving the protein MSQRIRIKLKSYDHNLVDKSAEKIVKTVRNTGAVVTGPIPLPTEKKIFTVLRSPHVNKKAREQFQLCTHKRLLDIYTSSSRTVDALSKLDLPSGVEVEIKA; this is encoded by the coding sequence ATGTCTCAGAGAATTAGAATCAAGCTGAAGTCCTACGATCATAATCTGGTAGATAAATCTGCTGAGAAGATCGTTAAAACCGTGCGTAACACGGGCGCCGTGGTAACAGGTCCAATTCCTTTACCAACCGAAAAGAAAATTTTTACGGTGCTGCGTTCACCGCACGTTAACAAGAAGGCACGTGAGCAATTCCAGCTGTGCACGCACAAGCGTCTGTTGGATATCTACACTTCTTCTTCAAGGACAGTAGACGCGCTGAGTAAGCTCGATTTACCTTCCGGTGTGGAAGTTGAAATCAAGGCGTAG
- the rplR gene encoding 50S ribosomal protein L18 produces the protein MSTKVNRRQKIRYRIRKKVVGVAQKPRLSVFRSNSDIYVQLIDDTNGVTLAAASSRDKDIKAQKGTKSEKSKLVGAALATKAKSLGITTCTFDRGGYLYHGRVKSVADGAREAGLQF, from the coding sequence ATGAGTACAAAAGTTAATAGGAGACAGAAGATCCGCTACCGCATTCGTAAAAAGGTTGTGGGTGTTGCACAGAAGCCGAGATTATCTGTATTTCGCAGCAATAGCGATATTTACGTGCAATTGATAGATGATACCAATGGTGTTACTCTGGCTGCTGCTTCTTCCCGTGATAAAGATATCAAGGCACAGAAAGGTACCAAAAGCGAGAAATCAAAGCTGGTAGGTGCTGCACTGGCTACCAAGGCAAAATCATTAGGCATTACAACCTGCACTTTTGACCGCGGTGGTTATTTGTATCATGGTCGCGTAAAGAGCGTAGCTGATGGTGCCAGAGAAGCTGGCCTCCAATTCTAA
- the rplD gene encoding 50S ribosomal protein L4: protein MQVDILNKEGKKTGRTIELPEEIFGVEPNNHVIYLAVKQYLAAQRQGTHKVKTRAEVKGASRKLHKQKGTGGSRKGNIRNPLYKGGGTIFGPKPHRYDIKLNRKVKDLAKISALSTKAKENSIIVLEDLNLDAPKTKQFAGILANLNVNVNGRKTLFVLPEYNDNVYLSLRNIPTVDSVMLSDINTYDIMNSNYIVLTESAAKIFTEEPVEA, encoded by the coding sequence ATGCAAGTTGATATTTTAAATAAAGAAGGTAAGAAAACCGGCAGGACTATTGAGCTTCCTGAGGAAATTTTCGGTGTGGAGCCTAACAACCACGTTATTTACCTGGCTGTAAAACAGTATCTGGCCGCTCAGCGTCAGGGTACGCACAAGGTGAAGACAAGAGCTGAAGTGAAGGGTGCTTCCCGCAAACTGCACAAACAGAAAGGTACTGGTGGTTCCCGTAAAGGTAACATCCGTAACCCTTTGTATAAAGGTGGTGGTACCATTTTCGGTCCTAAACCCCACAGATATGATATTAAGCTGAACAGAAAGGTGAAAGATCTGGCGAAGATCTCTGCCCTGTCTACCAAAGCTAAAGAGAACAGCATCATCGTACTGGAAGATCTTAACCTGGATGCACCTAAAACCAAACAGTTTGCAGGTATCCTGGCTAATCTGAATGTAAATGTAAACGGCCGTAAGACTTTATTCGTACTGCCTGAGTACAATGATAATGTTTACCTGTCTCTGAGGAACATTCCTACCGTGGATAGCGTAATGCTGAGCGATATCAATACTTATGATATCATGAACAGCAACTATATCGTTCTCACGGAGAGTGCTGCTAAGATCTTCACTGAAGAGCCGGTAGAAGCTTAA
- the rplE gene encoding 50S ribosomal protein L5 codes for MANTTYKPRLQAKYRNEVVSALQKKFNYKSVMQVPRLVKICLNQGINGAVGDKKLVDIAVDEMTRISGQKAIATMSKKDISNFKLRKNMPIGARVTLRGNNMYDFLDRLIAVSLPRVRDFKGVNEKAFDGRGNYTLGITEQIIFPEIDIDKVTKISGMDITFVTTANTNEEAYELLKELGMPFKNVKKDNQ; via the coding sequence ATGGCAAACACTACATATAAACCGAGACTGCAGGCTAAATACCGCAATGAAGTAGTTAGTGCGCTGCAAAAGAAATTTAACTACAAGAGCGTAATGCAGGTACCCCGCCTGGTAAAGATCTGTCTGAACCAGGGTATCAATGGCGCTGTTGGAGATAAGAAGCTGGTAGATATTGCTGTTGACGAGATGACCCGTATCTCCGGTCAGAAAGCGATCGCTACTATGTCTAAAAAAGACATCTCTAACTTTAAACTGAGGAAGAACATGCCGATTGGCGCCCGCGTAACACTGCGTGGTAACAATATGTACGACTTCCTGGATCGTCTGATCGCAGTTTCCCTGCCTCGTGTACGTGACTTTAAAGGTGTGAATGAAAAGGCTTTCGATGGCCGCGGTAACTATACCCTGGGTATTACTGAGCAGATCATTTTCCCTGAGATCGATATCGATAAGGTAACAAAGATCTCCGGTATGGATATCACTTTTGTTACTACGGCTAATACCAACGAAGAAGCTTACGAGCTGCTGAAGGAACTGGGTATGCCGTTCAAGAACGTAAAAAAGGATAATCAATAA
- a CDS encoding outer membrane beta-barrel protein produces MKKFRLLTLVLTASLFSTVAMAQTQQGNLMVGSDITDLGFNFQKESTIFHFNLNPKLAYFIQDDLALGGYVNFGLQTTGGNGTNVNYGIGALARYYIHDANVRKLEFSKRVRFFGEANAGFGGSNPANGASTNGVQLGIGPGLSYFITPNVALEGLLKYEVIIGGGNSTTSHQLNLGLGFQIFLPTARARAIIREESGK; encoded by the coding sequence ATGAAAAAATTTCGTCTATTAACCCTTGTGCTGACAGCGTCTTTATTTAGCACTGTTGCGATGGCACAGACACAACAAGGTAATCTTATGGTAGGGTCCGATATTACTGACCTGGGCTTTAATTTTCAGAAGGAGAGTACGATCTTTCACTTCAACCTGAATCCCAAGCTGGCTTATTTCATCCAGGATGATCTTGCATTGGGGGGATATGTGAATTTCGGGCTTCAGACCACGGGCGGCAATGGAACCAACGTGAATTATGGTATTGGGGCATTGGCCCGTTATTACATTCACGATGCGAATGTGCGTAAGCTGGAGTTTTCGAAGCGTGTACGTTTCTTTGGGGAGGCTAACGCTGGTTTTGGAGGCAGTAATCCTGCCAATGGGGCTTCTACGAATGGCGTACAGCTGGGCATTGGGCCGGGGCTGTCTTATTTTATTACGCCTAATGTGGCGTTGGAGGGTTTATTAAAATATGAGGTGATCATAGGCGGGGGAAATTCGACGACGTCTCATCAGTTGAATCTGGGGCTGGGTTTCCAGATTTTCCTGCCCACGGCGCGGGCGCGGGCGATCATTCGTGAAGAAAGCGGCAAATAG
- the rpsS gene encoding 30S ribosomal protein S19, which translates to MGRSIKKGPYVDQKLEQKVEKMNEGTKRTVIKTWSRRSTITPDFVGHTFAVHNGNKFIPVYVTEFMVGHKLGEFAPTRNFKGHANKKM; encoded by the coding sequence ATGGGTCGTTCCATAAAAAAAGGTCCTTACGTTGACCAGAAATTAGAGCAGAAAGTTGAGAAAATGAATGAAGGCACCAAGCGTACTGTTATCAAGACCTGGAGCCGTCGTTCTACTATCACGCCTGATTTTGTAGGCCACACATTTGCGGTACACAATGGCAACAAGTTCATCCCTGTATACGTGACCGAATTCATGGTTGGTCATAAACTGGGCGAATTTGCACCTACCCGCAACTTTAAAGGACACGCTAACAAGAAAATGTAG
- the rplC gene encoding 50S ribosomal protein L3, with translation MMKGIIGKKIGMTSIFEPNGKQTAVTIIEAGPCVVTQVKTVETDGYNAIQVSFGEKKEKNTPKAELNHFAKASTSPKRFVKEFRNPDVQKALGETITTEIFAEGETIEVVGTSKGKGFQGVVKRHGFSGVGEATHGQHDRSRAPGSVGGSSYPSRVFKGMRMAGQTGNEQVKVKGLKILKIFPEKNYILVSGSVPGHNGSIVLIQK, from the coding sequence ATAATGAAAGGTATTATTGGTAAAAAGATCGGCATGACCAGCATCTTCGAACCGAATGGTAAGCAGACTGCTGTTACCATCATCGAAGCCGGTCCTTGCGTTGTAACTCAGGTAAAGACAGTAGAAACTGATGGGTACAACGCTATTCAAGTTTCATTTGGTGAGAAGAAAGAAAAGAACACTCCCAAAGCTGAACTTAATCACTTCGCGAAAGCAAGCACCTCCCCTAAAAGATTTGTAAAAGAGTTCCGCAACCCGGATGTACAAAAAGCTCTTGGTGAGACCATTACCACCGAAATATTTGCAGAAGGAGAAACCATTGAAGTAGTAGGTACTTCAAAAGGTAAAGGTTTCCAGGGTGTTGTAAAGCGCCATGGATTCTCCGGTGTGGGTGAAGCTACACACGGTCAGCACGACAGAAGCAGGGCTCCTGGTTCTGTGGGTGGTTCCTCTTATCCTTCCCGCGTTTTCAAGGGTATGCGTATGGCTGGTCAGACCGGTAATGAACAGGTGAAAGTGAAAGGTCTGAAGATCCTGAAGATATTCCCTGAAAAGAATTATATCCTGGTAAGTGGTTCCGTTCCCGGCCACAATGGTTCAATCGTTTTAATCCAGAAGTAA
- the rpsQ gene encoding 30S ribosomal protein S17, with protein MIERKLRKTRIGVVSSNKMEKTITVSVERKVKHPIYGKFVKKTTKFMAHDEKNECSIGDTVRIMEVRPLSKNKCWRLVEVIEKVK; from the coding sequence ATGATCGAAAGAAAATTAAGAAAAACCAGGATTGGTGTGGTATCCAGCAACAAGATGGAGAAAACTATCACTGTAAGCGTTGAGCGTAAGGTGAAGCACCCTATCTATGGTAAGTTCGTTAAGAAAACTACCAAGTTCATGGCGCACGACGAGAAAAACGAGTGCAGCATTGGCGATACTGTTAGAATCATGGAAGTTCGCCCTCTGAGCAAGAACAAATGCTGGAGACTGGTAGAAGTTATCGAAAAAGTAAAATAA
- the rplX gene encoding 50S ribosomal protein L24, which yields MKTRFKPKFNIKKGDTVVVIAGDDKDRTKPRKVLEVIPDKARILVEGVNIITKHTKPTAQNTKGGIVKQEAPIAISNVMLWDAKAGKPTKVSRQRDNGKLVRIAKKSGEVIK from the coding sequence ATGAAAACGAGATTCAAGCCTAAGTTCAACATTAAGAAAGGCGACACGGTAGTGGTGATTGCCGGTGATGATAAGGACAGGACCAAGCCCCGCAAGGTGCTGGAAGTGATTCCTGACAAGGCACGCATTCTGGTAGAAGGTGTGAACATCATCACCAAACATACCAAACCTACTGCTCAGAACACCAAAGGTGGCATCGTTAAGCAGGAGGCTCCTATCGCTATTTCTAACGTAATGTTATGGGATGCTAAGGCTGGTAAACCTACCAAAGTAAGCAGGCAGCGTGATAACGGTAAATTAGTTCGTATAGCTAAAAAATCAGGGGAGGTAATTAAATAA
- the rplV gene encoding 50S ribosomal protein L22, with product MEAVAKLNNNPTSTRKMRLLADLIRGLDVEKALNILKFHPKHPSVPLEKLLLSAVANWKVKNEGTRAEDANLHVKTIFVDGGRILKRMRPAPQGRGYRVRKRSNHVTIVVDSRAAVEAK from the coding sequence ATGGAAGCAGTAGCTAAGCTTAACAATAATCCTACATCTACCCGCAAAATGCGTTTGCTGGCGGATCTGATCCGTGGTCTGGATGTAGAAAAAGCTCTGAATATTTTGAAATTCCATCCTAAGCATCCCAGCGTTCCGTTGGAAAAACTGCTGTTGTCTGCCGTTGCTAACTGGAAAGTGAAGAACGAAGGTACAAGAGCGGAAGATGCTAACCTGCATGTTAAAACCATCTTCGTTGATGGCGGCCGTATCCTGAAAAGAATGCGTCCTGCACCACAGGGTAGAGGTTATCGTGTTCGCAAGAGAAGCAACCATGTAACAATCGTTGTTGACAGCCGTGCTGCAGTGGAAGCAAAATAA
- the rplN gene encoding 50S ribosomal protein L14: MIQQESRLNVADNSGAKEVLCIRVLGNSGQDYAKVGDKIVVTVKDAIPGGGVKKGMVTKAVIVRTKNKLRRKDGSYIRFDDNAVVLLNNSDEPRGTRIFGPVARELRDKGYMKIISLAPEVL; encoded by the coding sequence ATGATACAACAAGAATCAAGGCTGAATGTGGCTGATAACAGCGGTGCCAAAGAGGTACTGTGTATTAGGGTATTAGGCAACTCAGGCCAGGATTACGCTAAAGTGGGTGACAAGATCGTTGTGACTGTAAAGGACGCAATCCCAGGTGGTGGCGTAAAGAAAGGTATGGTAACCAAAGCTGTTATCGTAAGAACTAAAAACAAGCTGCGCCGTAAGGACGGATCTTATATCCGTTTTGACGATAATGCCGTTGTATTGCTGAACAACTCTGACGAGCCACGCGGTACCCGTATTTTCGGTCCGGTTGCCCGTGAGCTGCGCGATAAGGGATACATGAAGATTATCTCTCTGGCTCCCGAGGTGCTGTAA
- the rplO gene encoding 50S ribosomal protein L15 codes for MNLHTLQPAKGSVHKEKRLGRGEASGKGGTSTKGNKGGQSRAGYQSKRGHEGGQMPIQRRMPKRGFKSLNPTEYQVFNIGQIDHLVEKYGLQDFSLENLYMNGLINRTAKVKILGQGELKAKVTAKVNAISEKAKQLIEAAGGTVELV; via the coding sequence ATGAATCTGCATACGTTACAACCTGCAAAGGGTTCCGTACATAAAGAGAAGCGCCTTGGTCGTGGTGAAGCATCCGGTAAAGGTGGTACCTCTACAAAAGGTAATAAAGGTGGTCAGTCACGTGCTGGTTATCAGAGCAAAAGAGGTCACGAAGGTGGTCAGATGCCAATTCAGCGTCGTATGCCTAAACGTGGTTTCAAGAGCTTGAATCCTACTGAATACCAGGTATTTAACATCGGTCAGATCGATCACCTGGTTGAAAAATATGGTCTGCAGGACTTCTCTCTGGAAAACCTGTACATGAACGGGTTGATCAACAGGACCGCGAAAGTGAAGATCCTGGGTCAGGGAGAACTGAAGGCTAAAGTAACCGCAAAAGTGAATGCGATCAGCGAAAAAGCCAAGCAGCTGATAGAAGCAGCGGGTGGAACGGTAGAGCTGGTATAA
- the rpsE gene encoding 30S ribosomal protein S5 codes for MAKNTFNRVKAGDLELKEKVVAINRVTKTTKGGRTFSFSALVVVGNEHGVVGHGLGKAKEVQEAITKGIDDAKKNLIKVPVMHGTIPHDQLAKEGAAKVLIKPAAHGTGVIAGGSMRAVLESAGITDVLAKSLGSANPHNVVKATFKALGLLREPIQVAKTRSVSLKKVFNG; via the coding sequence ATGGCAAAGAATACATTTAATAGAGTAAAGGCCGGTGACCTGGAGCTGAAAGAGAAGGTTGTGGCTATCAACCGTGTAACCAAGACCACCAAAGGCGGACGTACTTTCAGTTTTTCTGCCCTGGTAGTAGTAGGTAACGAGCACGGTGTAGTAGGACACGGTCTGGGTAAGGCTAAGGAAGTGCAGGAAGCTATCACCAAAGGTATCGATGATGCCAAGAAGAACCTGATCAAGGTTCCGGTGATGCACGGTACTATTCCTCACGACCAGTTGGCTAAAGAAGGTGCCGCTAAGGTGCTGATCAAGCCAGCGGCTCATGGTACTGGTGTGATCGCCGGAGGTTCAATGCGTGCCGTACTGGAAAGCGCAGGTATCACCGACGTTCTGGCTAAGTCCCTGGGTTCTGCTAACCCGCACAACGTGGTAAAAGCTACATTCAAGGCATTAGGTCTCCTGCGTGAGCCAATCCAGGTAGCGAAGACCAGAAGCGTATCGCTGAAGAAAGTTTTTAACGGATAA
- the rplB gene encoding 50S ribosomal protein L2, which produces MALKKYKPMTAGTRWKIGNAYAELTTDTPEKSLLEPVKKSGGRNVQGRRSMRYIGGGHKQHYRIIDFKRDKHNIPATVKTIEYDPNRSAFIALLNYADGEKRYILAPQGLQVGATVLSGPDAAPEVGNALVLKNMPLGTVVHNIELQPGKGGAIARSAGTYAQLSNKEEKYAVLKMPSGELRKVLITCAATVGTVSNSDHALQSIGKAGANRWRGIKPRNRGVAMNPVDHPMGGGEGKSSGGHPRSRTGKYAKGLKTRKPHKSSDKLIISRKNGKKL; this is translated from the coding sequence ATGGCACTGAAGAAATACAAACCGATGACAGCCGGTACCCGTTGGAAAATAGGCAACGCGTACGCAGAGCTGACCACGGATACTCCTGAAAAAAGCCTGCTGGAGCCTGTTAAGAAATCCGGCGGTAGAAACGTACAGGGTAGAAGATCTATGCGCTATATTGGTGGTGGTCACAAGCAACACTACCGTATCATAGATTTCAAACGTGATAAACACAACATTCCGGCTACAGTTAAGACTATCGAATACGATCCAAACCGTAGCGCATTCATCGCTCTGCTGAACTATGCAGATGGTGAGAAACGTTACATCCTGGCTCCCCAGGGTCTGCAGGTAGGTGCTACCGTACTGAGCGGTCCTGACGCAGCTCCGGAAGTTGGTAATGCGCTGGTGCTGAAAAACATGCCGCTTGGTACTGTTGTTCACAACATCGAGTTACAGCCTGGTAAAGGTGGTGCTATCGCAAGAAGCGCTGGTACCTATGCTCAGCTGTCCAACAAGGAAGAAAAGTATGCCGTTCTGAAAATGCCTTCCGGCGAGCTGCGTAAAGTGTTGATCACTTGTGCTGCAACCGTAGGTACTGTTTCCAACTCAGATCACGCGCTGCAATCTATCGGTAAAGCAGGAGCTAACCGTTGGAGAGGTATCAAGCCTCGCAACCGTGGTGTGGCGATGAACCCAGTGGATCACCCGATGGGTGGTGGTGAAGGTAAATCTTCCGGTGGTCACCCAAGATCCAGAACAGGTAAATATGCGAAAGGTCTGAAGACAAGAAAGCCGCATAAGAGCTCTGACAAACTGATCATCAGCAGGAAAAACGGTAAGAAATTATAA
- the rplP gene encoding 50S ribosomal protein L16, giving the protein MLQPKRTKHRKMHKGRIKGNAKRGAAISFGSFGLKALEPKWITDRQIEAARVALTRHMKREGNVWIRIFPDKSITAKPLEVRMGKGKGAPDHWAAVVKPGRILFEADGVPLQVAKEAMELAAQKLPIKVKFVVRPDYVA; this is encoded by the coding sequence ATGTTACAGCCAAAGAGAACGAAACACAGGAAGATGCATAAAGGCCGCATCAAAGGTAACGCTAAGCGCGGCGCGGCGATTTCCTTTGGTAGTTTCGGTCTGAAAGCATTAGAACCTAAGTGGATCACCGACAGGCAGATTGAAGCTGCCAGGGTGGCTCTGACCAGGCATATGAAACGTGAAGGTAACGTGTGGATCCGTATATTCCCGGATAAGTCTATTACCGCCAAACCACTGGAAGTGAGGATGGGTAAAGGTAAGGGTGCTCCTGACCATTGGGCTGCAGTAGTGAAACCAGGCCGTATCTTATTTGAAGCGGATGGTGTTCCTTTACAGGTAGCTAAAGAAGCAATGGAGCTGGCTGCACAGAAACTGCCAATCAAAGTGAAATTTGTAGTGCGTCCCGATTACGTTGCATAA
- the rpsN gene encoding 30S ribosomal protein S14 — protein MARESVKARERKRAALVAKFAEKRATLKAEGNYAALDLLPKNASPVRLHNRCQLSGRPRGYMRQFGMCRNMFRDLALAGKIPGVRKASW, from the coding sequence ATGGCAAGAGAATCCGTAAAAGCCCGTGAGAGGAAGAGAGCTGCACTGGTTGCTAAGTTTGCAGAAAAGCGTGCTACCCTGAAAGCAGAAGGTAACTACGCTGCCCTGGACTTACTTCCAAAAAATGCATCTCCTGTTCGCCTGCATAACAGGTGTCAGCTTTCCGGCCGTCCAAGAGGTTACATGCGTCAATTCGGTATGTGTCGTAACATGTTCCGCGACCTGGCCCTGGCTGGTAAAATCCCTGGCGTAAGAAAAGCAAGCTGGTAA
- the rplF gene encoding 50S ribosomal protein L6: MSRIGKSPIKLASGVTVSVSPANELTVKGPKGELKRNIDRDIKIEVKDGVLTVVRPTDQIRHRALHGLYRALIANMVEGVTEGFKKQLELVGVGYKAAHNGQLLDLSLGYSHNIIVEIPKELKVSTLTEKGANPKIMLEGIDNQLLGQVAAKIRSLRKPEPYKGKGVRYSDEVVRKKAGKSAGK; encoded by the coding sequence ATGTCTCGTATAGGTAAAAGTCCTATCAAATTGGCCAGCGGTGTGACAGTAAGTGTTTCCCCTGCTAATGAGCTGACTGTAAAAGGCCCTAAAGGTGAACTGAAAAGGAACATCGACAGGGATATCAAGATAGAAGTGAAGGATGGCGTTCTGACAGTAGTACGTCCTACTGACCAGATCCGTCACCGCGCACTGCACGGTCTGTACCGCGCGCTGATCGCCAATATGGTGGAAGGTGTTACAGAAGGGTTCAAGAAACAACTTGAACTGGTGGGTGTTGGTTACAAAGCCGCTCACAATGGTCAGTTACTGGACCTGTCTCTGGGTTACTCTCACAACATTATCGTTGAGATCCCTAAAGAACTGAAGGTATCTACCCTGACTGAAAAGGGTGCTAACCCTAAGATCATGCTGGAAGGTATTGACAACCAGCTCTTAGGTCAGGTAGCTGCTAAAATCCGTAGCCTGCGTAAACCAGAGCCTTACAAAGGTAAAGGTGTTCGCTACAGTGATGAGGTGGTTCGTAAGAAAGCAGGTAAGTCTGCAGGTAAATAA
- the rpsH gene encoding 30S ribosomal protein S8, translating into MVTDPIADFLTRIRNAQMANHRIVEIPASKLKKRITEILYDKGYILKYKFEEDTKQGVIKIALKYDPQTKVPAITDMQRISRPGLRQYSKPADFKRIKNGLGVAIISTSKGVMTDKEAKAQNVGGEVVCYVY; encoded by the coding sequence ATGGTTACTGATCCAATAGCAGACTTCCTGACCAGAATCCGGAACGCGCAAATGGCCAACCACAGGATTGTGGAAATTCCTGCCTCCAAACTGAAAAAACGTATCACCGAGATACTGTACGACAAAGGCTACATCCTGAAGTACAAATTTGAAGAAGATACTAAACAGGGCGTTATCAAGATAGCGCTGAAATACGACCCACAGACCAAAGTACCTGCTATCACCGATATGCAGCGTATCAGCCGTCCGGGTTTACGTCAATATTCTAAACCAGCTGATTTCAAACGTATCAAGAATGGTTTAGGTGTTGCTATCATCTCTACTTCCAAAGGCGTAATGACCGACAAAGAAGCCAAAGCTCAAAACGTTGGCGGCGAAGTTGTTTGCTACGTTTATTAA
- the rplW gene encoding 50S ribosomal protein L23 yields the protein MRLSDVLIKPVVSEKVNKATDKFNRYYFIVDKKSNKLEIKKAVEEFYGVTVAEVNTAVMPGKAKQRFTKAGFIAGKKPSYKKAVVTLAQGETIDLYANI from the coding sequence ATGAGACTTTCAGACGTTTTAATCAAACCGGTGGTAAGTGAAAAGGTGAACAAAGCCACTGATAAATTCAACCGCTACTACTTCATCGTGGATAAAAAATCCAACAAACTGGAGATCAAAAAAGCAGTGGAAGAATTTTACGGTGTAACCGTAGCTGAAGTGAATACTGCCGTAATGCCGGGTAAGGCTAAACAGCGCTTTACTAAGGCTGGCTTCATCGCTGGTAAAAAACCTTCTTACAAAAAGGCGGTTGTTACACTGGCTCAGGGAGAAACTATAGATCTGTATGCTAACATATAG
- the rpmC gene encoding 50S ribosomal protein L29 — translation MAKDKLDLKGLSDQDLREKISEEQLRLKKITFSHAITPIENPMSIRSLRRQIAQLKTELRKRELGAQA, via the coding sequence ATGGCAAAAGATAAGCTGGATCTGAAAGGTTTAAGCGACCAGGACCTGAGAGAGAAGATCTCTGAGGAACAATTACGCCTGAAGAAAATTACATTCAGTCATGCAATTACGCCGATCGAGAATCCAATGAGCATCCGCTCTCTCAGGCGTCAGATCGCACAGCTGAAAACCGAGCTGCGCAAAAGAGAACTGGGCGCACAAGCCTAA
- the rpmD gene encoding 50S ribosomal protein L30: MAKIKITQVKSGIDRPERQKLTLRALGLKKMHATVEVEATPQILGMVRKVNHLVKVEGEQA; the protein is encoded by the coding sequence ATGGCAAAGATCAAGATCACTCAAGTAAAAAGTGGTATAGACCGTCCTGAACGCCAGAAGCTCACCCTGAGGGCGCTGGGACTGAAAAAAATGCACGCCACTGTAGAAGTGGAAGCTACTCCCCAGATCCTGGGTATGGTGCGTAAAGTGAATCATCTGGTAAAAGTTGAAGGAGAACAGGCGTAA